The Populus trichocarpa isolate Nisqually-1 chromosome 18, P.trichocarpa_v4.1, whole genome shotgun sequence genomic interval AAGTTAAACTATGATTTATTGTAGATGACCTATTAGAGgatatgtttctttctttttacgcTGTCAAGATAATCaattaggataaaaaattaaaccctaaaatatcATGAGAGCTAGCCATTTCTATCTTGCCCAGAAATCtacaaaatttaagaataaaacaaaGTTGTTTAATTTGAATCTTCAAAGCGTGTTCTTCCTCAATTTAAACAAAGCGCACTGTTAAAATTAGGATtaggttttttctaatttaatcgTGCCAATTTCAGCCTAGTCCCTCCATTTTGACATCTTTTTGCTCTTTGGTCCCTAGACTcccaattttttcattttggtcaattttcatccttttctcttctttttttttcattttcaccctTGAATGAACTACAACATGCCCTTTGATTTTTCTATTGCTCTCATATGACTCCTTGTTTCTTCAATTCTTCATTTTAAAGCCAAATCCACTCCCAATTATAATCTTTCTttacaattaagcccctaattgattttctaaattggttattcatttcaaaatcatctttgaacttctaatttatttcaatctttgccaaattaaattaaattaaaccatttttcttcaatttattttcaattcaatccttagTTATAACCCaaaaattctcaaactttatttttgcttGAGATACTCAATTATTGGTCCGATTTTAACTCGAGttgtgtattttgtttttttggatttttttgttctttttaatgattttcatgatttatttttatcacacaaaaattaaataaaaatgacaaaaataacaaaatgactaaatttactgaaaaaaacatatatatatatatattttctaattttcaaaatttatacaaaaaaaggaGGTCAAGAATTGAGTTATTACAGTAGAAACAAGGTACTTACTTGCAGAAGAACTTATGATCATATTcagataaaaatttattattgttaaggaTCAatcatttatctttaaaattttattgtttttttcttaatgcaaaataaaataaaataaaactagtcTTTTAGAATTCCAACAACATCACCTTGTTTATTTACACTTTTAAAAAAGGTCTACCAACTCAAGGAAATATTACTAAAAATTCatttacaataacaaaaaataaatgaaaaacagagTTTAAAACCaagaaagataatttgaaaaattaatttttatattgttcaaAGATAaacaaccttataaaaaaaaaattgtctcgTCTAATTCATCATTATACAGCACaccaaacaataaattaattatatctgAGTTTATTAGTCTGATATGTACTTAGAGACTTTGAATCAATATATTAATCACGAAAATTGGGCTGGGAGGCCCCTCAACTGATAAAAAGACATCATAATGATGTTCTCACATGAACAGGCTGCCTAAATTGTGGGCAGACCCTCGCTGATTATCTAGTGAAAACTCCTTCAAGTGGCTAACGAAGACTAGAAACATAGGTTTGTGAAGATATAGGGTATCACAGGACAAAACGTGAAACacttgctaatgtttttttactatttaaaatatcCCAGCAAGATTATACCCTGTCTGATAGGGTTGTAGGTGGCCATGTTAATTTCTACTAGCAAAATGATAATGAGATTTGAGACAATATCCTGCTTGTTGTAATATAAGGTAATATATAATCAATATGGGATATCCAACTTGATGTAATATAAAGCTAATATGAGCTATTATTCTTACCTACGATAGGTTTTTGCTGACAAGCAATCTCTAATTCATTCCATTTTACTTCTAAAATATCCTCTGGAATTGTAATAACCTCATTTCACCACAAGAAGGTCGTTATTGTTGATAAAGAAACTATAAATTCCACAGGATTTTTTAGCTTAAAGCACTCCTACTAGCTTCAACCCTATGAAGCATCTCCTAGCTACCGCTTCCTTTCAGCAAGAATACTTTTTTGTGCTTCTTGCATGTACAAAGCGaaggaacaaagaattgaatcCCAGTCCCTTTGTAGAGAGCTTATTGCATATGCTGTATATAAAGTTTCTTAAGTTACTACACACACCTTCCTATTAGTTTTTCCTATATATTTCATTTCAGCTCGCATCCCCGTATAAGCTGATCTTAcattcatttatttgtaatgGAGCTACAATTGGTCATGATGGTTCTTGTTTGTCATTTCAGCTACAACCACCAGGGGCAAATCCAACCCTTCCTTTTGCACCATCATAGACCACTTGATAAGTCCTTTGCTGAACATTTCCAAAAATTGATGTATCACTATCATCATCATTTCCTGCGAAAGCTAGGCAAACCTTCTTCAAACCGTTCACTGGATACAAAATCCCTGACACATCAATATCCATCTCGACTCCGCCTTTGAAGGTCACACCAACCTTGGGTATCCTTACCGTGTCATATTTACTAAAATCATAGCACGTATCGAAAATAGAATACCCACTTGTCGAAGGATAATCtgtcatcaaattttgaaatgcTGAGCTGAGCTCGGAGTATGCTGTCGGAGACAGTCTCGTGATGACCGTGCCAGAGTCAATAACGGTTCCAGCTGAAAAAGCCGATTCATCTATTGATAGCTGGCGCCCTCCAACACTAAGTCCGGTTATGTCCAGGCCGTAAAAAGGCGTCGAGTCAAAGTCCGCAGACAAAGGAGTGAATTTCACAGACTTAGAGACTTGTCCACCAAGACTGAGGTAACCTTTGGAGCTGGATGATGCCGGTAGGCAATAAGAGAAGAgctttttgtatgttttagcaGTTTGTGATGGCAAGGCTAACTTGGTCCGACCAAGTCCCAGCAAACCGGCTGCTCCTCCAAATAGGCCATTGTTTTGTTGCCCGCACCCAAATAAGAAGTTCTTGAACACATTTGATGATGAAAGGGTTAATGTTTCTGTAGCAAAAAACCCGATTGAGTAGGAGCCGTCTCCATATTGCACCTGGTAAAGGCATGTCGAAGAAGAACAACTTTGGCTACCTTCTGCATAGTAGAGAAATATATACAACTATGCTTAAATACCACTCATGACTAAAATTCCAATCTGTATCTTATTGTTAACACCCTGctacaaaatgaaaaattaggATTGAATCTCGTTCAAATGTATAAGGAGCATagatttaaaagaagaaaagttttTTGTTATGTAATCGAACCAATAAGATGATAAAAcacatcaattaatttattgtttatacgTCAGTcgtataattaagaaaatttctacgatatatataaaattgagtttcagaGGAAATCTTTGAgaattatacaaatattttgagaaaaatgcATTATAAATACATTTTGTACTCAAGCCTTCATTATTATTCGTAGgtagtggatttttttttttttttttatcttgaatggAAAATAAGGTAGGTTTTGACATTGGATATCACAACATTTATAAGAAATTCCGCCAGCATTTATGCTAAAGAATCCATTGCGACGAAAAACTTAGGAATCATTTGATATCATTGACGGTTTCtgttttatatttctatttacaaatttttgaaacagaaacagaaaacttgtttgctttgatttttttttttaaaagcaaaaccaacaaaaatttaCACAAATTTCTAAAACcattttacttgattttggaaaattttgacaattaattaatgatttttttatgttgtttctatttatgtttttaaaaataaaaaataaaaaactcgaTACCAAATGACCCCTTAATTATTACAACTGTTAGTATTGTATAGTTTTATGCTTTATTATTGTACTGTGCATTAGAGTTACTTTTCCAACGAGAATTTCTTACCTGACGCGACTAATTTGCACAACGCCGAGGAACACGAAATGTTCTTGTATGAAGTAGACGTGCTCGGATTTAACCTTGGCTCCTTCTGTTTGTAGCAAGTCTTCACGCATGGCTCACATTGAGTCCAAGTGATATCGCTGCCGGTGTCGAATATGAGGGTAAATTCTTTTTTCGGTGTGCCGAGACCCACAGTAACAACATAATCACCAGCACCGATAGATGCACCAGACTGGACCGGCAATGTTGTAGCCTGCTTCTCTGGGAACATGCCACGACTTGAGAGCCTAGCATGAATTGAATCCACTCGATTTTGGTCTCGAAGGAAGATTTCCATGTTAGAAGGAGCATCTGCTCCTTTCTCTTGATTCACTATACCAATGCATGGGCCATGCCTGTGCACCACTTCCAGGGATAAACTGTTTGAAACTGAAATGCATAAACCTTGAATTAGTGTGATTACATGCAGGCACTCGACTGAGTTTATTACCTGAGGTGGTCTTAATGAGGAATAAGTTGAACCATCCATGAAGtcattttattgaaaagaattttaaagttttagaTATAAAATAGGGCGGGGCTGGGCAGAGCTAAGAAATTGAGATTGGAGAGAGTCCAAGAATATATCAGTTTGTAAGATTTTATGCATGACTTTTGTATTTGTTTAGagggtttttataaaataaaaaaggataaagctTTTGGAGTGATTTTTTTAGAGGGATTGTACTTAAACAAACAAACGACAATTAGACATGATTTTCAattgttctttttatctttttaaaccAAGAGTGTGTAATGTACAGTgcttttgaaaatgtgttttttaattgaaaatatattaaaaatgatattttatttttatttttgatctaAAACAagacattaaaatcattaaaaaaattataaaaatattaatttaatgtatttttagataaaaaatactttaaaaaacatattaaattacatTATCAAATGAAATCGAAGCTGACACACGTTAACCAAAGTATGAATTTAGATATTCATGTCTATCATTCAAAGAATTATTTTGCATGTGCATAGAATCTAAATAAAGAATCGTGATTAAACCAACATAGGATCAACaaagttgaatatatataattaataaacatgAATCAAGAAAAGATTGCTCGAATGGTGATTAAACCTTTAGAAGAGTGGTTGCAGGCAGTTGTTGGCAGAAGAGAATTGACTTT includes:
- the LOC7458443 gene encoding aspartyl protease family protein At5g10770 isoform X2 translates to MATPICSISLLSVFLLLFSLEKGYAVEENEATKSYLHIIKVNSLLPTTACNHSSKVSNSLSLEVVHRHGPCIGIVNQEKGADAPSNMEIFLRDQNRVDSIHARLSSRGMFPEKQATTLPVQSGASIGAGDYVVTVGLGTPKKEFTLIFDTGSDITWTQCEPCVKTCYKQKEPRLNPSTSTSYKNISCSSALCKLVASGSQSCSSSTCLYQVQYGDGSYSIGFFATETLTLSSSNVFKNFLFGCGQQNNGLFGGAAGLLGLGRTKLALPSQTAKTYKKLFSYCLPASSSSKGYLSLGGQVSKSVKFTPLSADFDSTPFYGLDITGLSVGGRQLSIDESAFSAGTVIDSGTVITRLSPTAYSELSSAFQNLMTDYPSTSGYSIFDTCYDFSKYDTVRIPKVGVTFKGGVEMDIDVSGILYPVNGLKKVCLAFAGNDDDSDTSIFGNVQQRTYQVVYDGAKGRVGFAPGGCS
- the LOC7458443 gene encoding aspartyl protease family protein At5g10770 isoform X1 is translated as MATPICSISLLSVFLLLFSLEKGYAVEENEATKSYLHIIKVNSLLPTTACNHSSKVSNSLSLEVVHRHGPCIGIVNQEKGADAPSNMEIFLRDQNRVDSIHARLSSRGMFPEKQATTLPVQSGASIGAGDYVVTVGLGTPKKEFTLIFDTGSDITWTQCEPCVKTCYKQKEPRLNPSTSTSYKNISCSSALCKLVASEGSQSCSSSTCLYQVQYGDGSYSIGFFATETLTLSSSNVFKNFLFGCGQQNNGLFGGAAGLLGLGRTKLALPSQTAKTYKKLFSYCLPASSSSKGYLSLGGQVSKSVKFTPLSADFDSTPFYGLDITGLSVGGRQLSIDESAFSAGTVIDSGTVITRLSPTAYSELSSAFQNLMTDYPSTSGYSIFDTCYDFSKYDTVRIPKVGVTFKGGVEMDIDVSGILYPVNGLKKVCLAFAGNDDDSDTSIFGNVQQRTYQVVYDGAKGRVGFAPGGCS